Part of the Oryzias melastigma strain HK-1 linkage group LG11, ASM292280v2, whole genome shotgun sequence genome, CACCGTCGCCAAGGATGGTGAGGAATGTTTGCAGTTCCACTgcagaccaggccttgctgttCTTTGCAGGTATTTTCAATATAGACTCATGACCAAAAGAGTAGACAGGAAACCGTAAAAACCCAAATACTTACAAATGttggaaatattagcttaaatgagcgctatatttgtgctttctaatgtcgtcatcacttcctgccaatcacgggtggctacagcagctccgccccacTTTTCAATGGGCCTAGAACCGATCGgggcccccaagaggtacgggCCGGTACTGTTTAaagggtccattttacaatgggaACCCTCAAAATACCAGATTGTGCCGCGGTGGATCGCTCAgtagaaacaaggctttagaaGTGTTTCTTTAGGTGCACCAGGGTTCACTCATTTGAAAAGAGTCCAACTTTCACTCTTGTGAAGACATGAATCCTGGTGCGAACCTGCCGGTGTGAGTGTGGCCCTTTTCACAACAACCTCTTTTCTCCATCTCTGTTTATTTCTGCCTCTGCTTATCTCTCTGTCTTGACACCCATTAAGCCCTCCTTAACCCTGAATGCTAACAGGATAAGCCGCATGCTTTTGGCCAAGGTACTTAAATCCTTCTGAGTCTGCCTGACCCATAGAGGATCCTTCCGGGCCGCGGCGTCAGTGGTGCGCCTGTCAAGTTTACAACACGTCATACcgtgtttttaaatcttttaaagtcACTGTTtgctccccccaaaaaactcacaaactcataaacatttatattaaaagtttGATCATCTATAAACTTCAGTTTATACATGCAAGtaatttagaaataattaacaaaaagcacaacttttgagaacaaaaaaatacccaaaagataacaaagtgttttatttgtataattatgCTTTTTCttgtacttcttttttttttactaaacccTTTTAAATAAGTCATAAATTCTACCcaactttctttaaataagaaaaaaactgctggtaggataaaataaaaaataaaaaagtttactaAGAACTAttactttaagaaaaactttctACTAACTAagagatgttgttttttttactacatttattttacttttgctcTGGCATCTCTGTGACCTCAGAAAGGGTGTAACCaattagaaaatgaatggaaaaactcatgataaaaaaaatattttctttgcaaGACAATTATTCTTGAAACAAGGATCTTTTAAAATCCTAAGGATTCCATTTTTGCAGTcttttctcaattattttcaacaaataaaagtttagtGTAACTGTATCATCGCTTTGCAGAGATTATTctcatgtattattattatatttctaaaacttttcaaatagtTTTGAATAATGACATTCACTATTGCGTTATTGTATTTATGTGTCTAGAtgcttttctttcattgtttttgcacCTCATACcaattactttaaaactaaatggAAATATTATGAACTGAACACTACAAACCCACAAGTGTTCTCAGGCTTAAAGCACAACAATATCTGAGTGAGTTGCAAGGATGCACAAATATACCTAAAACTAATATGGCTGGAGAAATTGCTGGTTGCACAATTGTGTTACCACATCAGAGGGGCAGAAACATAATCAAAAATCACACGGACTGATTAAGATTTAAAACATGGTGAGTGACTGTTAggctttctttttatgtttttttgttcattagtGTGCATTGTTTTGCTTATTTCTTAACGTAACTTcaactaaattagcattttttagtACTGCTTAATggtatttaactttttatctaCACTGAGGCCTAAAATAGCAAAAGAACACAAATCTTGGGAAGAGAGACCGACAATTATTTGTCCACAAAGCAAAGAAAtcttatgaaaaataaatacataaataaaaatatagagttCCAAACAACCAATGAAagggaaaatataaaataaaaaatttaactgttagatagaaatactttaaatttaatgttaTACAGCCCAATAGTAGGCTAAGTATTTTTGCTAGTTCTAAGCaattggtttgtattttttgaggttttttttttgtatttttgtgtaaatgcaGTGACAAAAAACAAGTGTAATAAGTCGAAATGACTAATTTTAGGACAAAATGAGAATACTATCTCAGTACAAGTTGGAACATCTAATTAAATCcttataaaatctaaaactaactAATCCCGagaacataaatctaaatttttgtttccaaaataacgAGAATGAATGGCAGTCAAACTTGTCAACATTCATCATTCATTCAATTTTAAAACACCATAtttaaaattgaaccaaaaatcaaagtgaaatgtgaattgttgttttattttttatttttttgtcttaaatcaagtttttctaatgATAAGAGTTTGTGTCATTTCATTGATAAATTCCTTAGGACTTTAATAGCTCTTAGTGAAACTAAAAATTCTCCACtgtgctgattttgagaaaaacttggaaaagttggaaaaacatctaaaaacaaggttttaaatctctgcaagtatcaaatagtttgcagtgtgtgtttttactcTGATCTAATATGTTGCACTTTTAACGTTCGTCTAGTGATCTCATTTCTACATTCTCTCTGTCTCAGGCTGAGGACAGCAGTACCCTAAATTCTACGTTTGAACAACGACTGCGTTTCCTCAAGCTGCGTCACGCCGAGGTTGATCCGCTGCTCCACGTGCACGCCGCCTTGTTGTACGAGCTGCAGGCCCAGGTCCGCAACCTGTCTGCCTCCGTGCAACACCTGAACCGCAACACCGGCTGTACAATCAATGTCATTAAAGCAACACCACCACTTGGCATAAGAGACACACTTTCACCAGGTACACGTGCAGAGTGGTGAGTTGTGAGCTGCTTGCCGTGCATTATTCTGTCTCACAGAATTATGtccaaaactatatttttgagtttgctTTCACTTAGCTGCCAGTTCAGTtgatcaaaattttttttttttttcattaaaagaacatttaaattgCTTCAAAAAAGTGCCTAAGCGGGTGGTTAATCAACATTTATCTTTATCAGCAGGGCCAACCCTAGGCATAGGcaacctaggcggctgcctatgGTGCCATCTGCAGCGAGGGGCACCAAATTGCAATACTTAGCCTGTACATTCTTTTTTTGAtacaaaactaaattattttaaaatgtaaaaaatgtaataaaaaacaaataaaatagctaaaaagtcaaatattacaaaaataatttttcgcCCACAATCCTGTTcatcagtttcagttttttaaggctaatatttgccaaaaaaatgttgaggatCCTAGGATTCCCATGGCTGTTTTAATTATCCCGTTAGtacatttttgggggttttgctGCTTTCCAAATGCCTCCTTACTTAAAGGACAGCCGTACTAAAAAGTAACCTTTAAATGTTGTTGATTGTTTGTTAGGATAGAATccaatttgaaatgtttgtgtgtttctgtgtctacCTCAGATGCACGGTACTTGTCCTTCTGTCCGTCAGACTGCGCATCTCTGTATATGAATGGTGTTCATCGCTCTGGCGTGTACACCGTCGTCATGTCGCCGGGCACCACACTTCCTGTGTACTGTGACATGGAAACTGAAGGTAAAACCATTATTGACTTCTGCTGTGCGacataatcaaatcaaatttaaaaaaatgaaaaaaaaattgtcttggaCTCCCAATGCCAGTGGTCAATTACATTTGTGAACGCACACAACTCAGTACAAACATGACAGCAGACAGCACAAGTACACATACTGTATAGCATACAGGATGCTGTGTTGTTGAGTAAGAAATGGAAAAGACCCATATGGTTAGTTTATCAAGAGAATACGTTCCTATAAGTTCCTATAAAAGTTGGATGACAAGtcaataatttatgttttgtatGTATTAAGACCCACtttgaggaaaattgtgttcttggtgtttttaacatgttcttgtggcattttttgagGACATGcatatagaaaattaagcttaaaattgaatttctgagtattttgtgaatcagaagcaaaggaaaacaattgtttcaaaaaagagattatttgtgatgtaaagaaTACGTTGGGCGCGGCACAAGATCCCTGATCTTCTCCATTctgaaggtgcattcacaccgaacgtgatCCGCGTGGCAGAGTTTcacagtttcaatgttaagtcaatggtacagatgcgacatgaggcgatctgaagtcctgcggCGCGATTTGAGCGCCTGGTGTGGCGGTCTGGCAGCATGTTGATTAGAGCGACAAGGCGCGAATTGGGGGGCgttgccatccatccatcttcttcagcttcatccaggaccgggtcgtgggggcagcagtctaagcaaagatacccagacttccctctccccggccacttcctccagctcctctggggggaccccgaggcgttcccaggccagccgagaaacagcgtgtcctgggtcttccctggggcctccgcccagtgggacatgcccggagcATCTCTCCAGGAAGGCGTctaggaggcatccggaccagatgcccaagccacctcaactggctcctctcgatgcgaaGATACTCCGAgttctctccgggtgactgagctcctcaccctaagttagcgcccagccaccctccggagaaaactaatttcagcgCTTGTAGTCGGtatcttgttctttcggtcacgaccaaAGTTGATGACCATAGGTGAGCACTGGggcgaagatcgaccggtaaatcgagagctttgcatTCTGGCTCTGTTCttttttcaccacaacagagcgggtggagtgctcctgcctcaggtggaggagtttaaatatcttgggggcgttgccaaaatttaaatatctgaagtttgaaaGGGCGTCGCGTCACATCTGCGAATCCGGAACTTAACTTttggcacgtgacgttttcagtgacttgatcagtGAACTTCCATCTGTTTCCTTAACCCGCTGGAACCGCGGGGTTACAGAGCTCACCCGGCTACTCTGCaatagctggtagctcctcccacatgcagcgtCAAAGTCagacaggcggcgagcagcgaattcgtCGTGTGGAAAAAGAGTGTCGCGCAAATCGTATTCGGTGTGAATACACCTTGATATATCCACTTGTCGACAAAAAGATCCATTTACGTCAGCGGTAGGCAAACATTTTGACTCATGGGCCACATAGGGTTCTAAAATTAAGAATAGCAAGAGAGCTTGTAAGCAaagaactctcagcaacagggaggggaagtgggggcggggttgctccacacaaCTTTGAGGccaatttctaacaaactccaGCTTCTCTTCACAAACGTCTACGTCTAAGAAAACTATGCttgcttttttggggggggctaaatacaacattattttaataataataataataaaaaactggaaacacttttaaaatagatcaaaagatgatttgagtggatcttttaaaaagaacatGCCTGAACTGCTTCCTTTTTCAACTGCAATAGATTAAACTCTTTAGCTCTACggttaattatgaaaaaatccaaataaaattgATTGACAGAAGGTTGTTCAGACCCCAGATTAAGTCTAAACGTCCTTGTCAAAAAGCAAGCGGATCATTACcgtgagtgtttgtgtgcaccAGGCGGCGGCTGGACAGTGTTTCAGCGGCGCCGGGATGGCTCGGTGAGCTTTAACCGCGGATGGTCAGAGTACCGGGATGGATTTGGAGAACCGCGAGGAGAACACTGGCTAGGAAACCAACACCTCCATTTCCTGACCAACCAGGGTCACTACAGCCTCCGTATTGATCTACAGGACTGGAGCCACGTCCACAGACATGCCCTGTACCAGTCCTTCAGGTAGACATGGATGCTAAAGACAGAAGATCAAGTCACTTCAAGAATTAGAATTATAAATTGACAGATTTGTCAAAAACGTGcacatatatttatgtttttgcaaagTCGTTCTAAAGCTTTCACTGATTAATAAACAGAAGCCCAATAACAAACGTAGCTCGTGGTTTTGTCCTTCTCCTACAGGATCGACAGTGAGGAGGATCAGTACCGCCTGCACGTGTCTGGCTTTAGTGGGACGATGGAGGACTCCTTCGGCTGGTATCACGACCAACACAGTTTCAGCACCCCAGACACGGGAAACATCTGTGCTGAGATCAGCCACGCCGGCTGGTGGTTCCACCAGTGTTTCTACGCCAACCTGAATGGATTTTACTACAAggtaaaaaacactttatatgAATCATGTTGGCTTACAAACATGAATCCAGATAAGATGCTCAGTCAAGTCATAGTGTTTTCTAatttataaatacaataatgagtcagaaggtaaaaaataaaaatgtctcttaaaacatgaaataatatAATAAGAGAAAGTTTTCTGTAtgaaggaccaagaaagtatttaaaaatactaacactgtgttttgatgagtgtgaaataaaaataaagatgacatGCCATATTTTTCTGAGTATATACTGGCCAaactaccatattttctggaaataagttgtagtttttttttttcacagtttagcaggggtgcgacttatttgtgtgtgtgtgtgttttagataTAAATAAgctcatttatttgttattttcccagtataCATCGGCTGTCCTTTGGCGATTGTTTCccctaacaaccactagaggccgcttcatctgagtataagtatttgctactgacagtggtagaagaagaagtgtcgtccaaaacaaacatggaagagaatctaaTTGTTTCCCTCTTAAActtagatatttttcttatacagatcaaaatattACTATTCTtggatttccttttttaaactggGCTTGGCAGATTTGT contains:
- the LOC112162580 gene encoding angiopoietin-related protein 7, which gives rise to MRWESLFLFFVLLAGWCLKTVQGASDEHDAGNQENTGTNLNKITKRELNTRKLRDVAGTGLETNWNVPYMNKGNYEDADWHPSTSIQETRSHLTPDAPVMGSDNDVDKLSQNWNQTNNNSSTRCGEFSSQLTPSGHCRLTATLPPAETGQKPCPDMFRCTDDISFWLHENQNRKEQLKELRETMSELQEELRNHRHRVKVLEMQAEDSSTLNSTFEQRLRFLKLRHAEVDPLLHVHAALLYELQAQVRNLSASVQHLNRNTGCTINVIKATPPLGIRDTLSPDARYLSFCPSDCASLYMNGVHRSGVYTVVMSPGTTLPVYCDMETEGGGWTVFQRRRDGSVSFNRGWSEYRDGFGEPRGEHWLGNQHLHFLTNQGHYSLRIDLQDWSHVHRHALYQSFRIDSEEDQYRLHVSGFSGTMEDSFGWYHDQHSFSTPDTGNICAEISHAGWWFHQCFYANLNGFYYKGGHYSLKAHNLLGPDGIVWFSWKDSDFYSLKAVTMMIRPRSFRPRLSP